From a region of the Thiorhodovibrio winogradskyi genome:
- a CDS encoding thioredoxin domain-containing protein: MLVTLNDKPMLVHFWGTWCSVCRLMDGAIACIAEDHAVVSVAMHRVMHWAMQPRCALIWMRTAMRFWR; the protein is encoded by the coding sequence ATGCTGGTTACTTTGAACGATAAGCCGATGCTGGTGCATTTCTGGGGAACTTGGTGCTCGGTTTGTCGGCTGATGGACGGCGCCATCGCCTGCATTGCGGAGGATCATGCCGTGGTCAGCGTAGCCATGCACCGGGTAATGCACTGGGCAATGCAGCCGAGGTGCGCGCTCATCTGGATGAGAACGGCCATGCGTTTCTGGCGTTGA